The DNA window ACAAAAATCCTGCACATAGTCAGCAATGTAGCAATAGGGCCATTTAGCTGAAAGCATGCACAAAGAAAACATACTACCACACAAAAAAAGAGATATGATGAAGCCAACAAGCAGGTGCATACAGTTATGCATGCTTCCATGTGTTCTCTTTAAGACTCCATATTAATGACACAAAAAATGAGATATGATGAAGCTGCCAAGCAGGTCCATGCTTTAATATATATCCCTGTTATCTTGTATACCTATGCACAATAGATTCCAATGCTATTAGCACATATCAAGGAAGCAGATTTCAAAAATGCCAGCATCTATAGAAGAATGTTAATGGTTAAATCTAAAAAGCAGAGGAAATCTTATATTGAAAGCAATGTATAAAGGAAATGCAGCAAGAAACCAAACAACTAATATACATTTAGtaaaccaaaaattaaaacagTCATAACAGCAACATACAAATTTGAAGACAATGAAAGTGAATGGGTATAGAACCTTAGCCATCTCAGCCTTAAATAGTAAGCCTTAGGCATCTTTGTATCAaggaaaaaattacaaataGTACTTGATATAACAGCTCAGTGCTTAGTGGTCTGAGCTAATTTGCACAGACATTAAACTCACCAAGTAGGATAACGGTCCACCAGAACCTGCATCTTGGATACCACCCAAATTAGATTTCTTTTGGCCATCTCCGGAGTAGAGCCAAAACCATCACCAAGCAGTCCAGCAGATTTTACATGGTTAAGTGCTGTTTCCTGCAAAGAATGAAAAGCATGTAAAGCTTGAAGGCTTACAAGCAACAGATATTTAAATTGTGTGACCAAAGCTAATTTGCTTCTTATCACTAATTTCCAAGAAATCCAAGCATACCTGAAGATGATTCATTAACGTTTCTATGGACGCAGTTCGGTCAGCTCCTATCTCATATGACCTGATGCTGAAGTTTTCGCGAAAGACAAGACCATCTTGCACAATTCTACCGAAGCCAAAGGGGCCACCAAGCATGTCAGGACGCTTTGGCTTCCAGTCAAGCATCATCCATTGCTTCTCTGCCGCTAAGAAAATAGTGGTGATGGCAGCAAGGAGCATGCTCCAATCAGGTAATGTGTTGATGAATGTCCTCGGTGGAGGTGATGAGATCACATCATCATCAGTCTTGATTCCAACCTTAGTTCCATTAACCTTGGAAGGGGCCTGTGCATTAGCCTTCACTTGTAATTTCCCAGAAGATGAGGACTTTGACTTGATCCCACGGGCATCCACACCTGCAGGGAGACTTCCTCCATAATTTCCGGAATTTCTGCCACCGGAGTCAGGCAGCGACGAAGTAGCaggaaaaaatgcagcagtaGCAGCGCTAGCCACCATGACGAATATAGTATGATCAACCAACGAGTCTAACTATAGGAGGTTGAAAGTGGAATAACTTGTCAAGTCTGCAAATTTGAACTGCCGAGGGTGTCGGCAAGAACTATTCCAGTGATCATCAAAATTCGCCAGAAACTAACATTTCATAATCAAATCGAAATTTAAAAGTCCACGCATCCAATAATAAAATTTACTGTTTTACATACATAATCATTCAGCTCCACGAATCCAACAATAAATTTCACTTTTCCACACGCGCAAAATCACTAAacatttaaaatagaaaaattcctatttacaaaaaaaaaaaatttgccctGATTCAAAATTCAAACGAACGATGTTTTCTGTCGTATCATCATTTTCATGGGTTTTCttgcaaaacaacaaaaatgaaaaccatttccaaaaaaaaaaaaggttcttaACCAACCTTTTTtaaaaggaaaacagaaaatcGTTCTGACACAAAATTGTACAATCAATGCATGAACATAACTGACCACGAATCCAAGTCGAAACAAATGAGAAA is part of the Coffea eugenioides isolate CCC68of chromosome 6, Ceug_1.0, whole genome shotgun sequence genome and encodes:
- the LOC113773120 gene encoding palmitoyl-acyl carrier protein thioesterase, chloroplastic, producing the protein MVASAATAAFFPATSSLPDSGGRNSGNYGGSLPAGVDARGIKSKSSSSGKLQVKANAQAPSKVNGTKVGIKTDDDVISSPPPRTFINTLPDWSMLLAAITTIFLAAEKQWMMLDWKPKRPDMLGGPFGFGRIVQDGLVFRENFSIRSYEIGADRTASIETLMNHLQETALNHVKSAGLLGDGFGSTPEMAKRNLIWVVSKMQVLVDRYPTWGDVVQVDTWVAASGKNGMRRDWLVRDCKTGDVITRASSLWVMMNKETRRLSKIPDEVRAEIEGYYLDSPPIVDEDGRKLPKLDDKTAEYIRTGLTPRWSDLDVNQHVNNVKYIGWILESAPLPILESHELAAMTLEYRRECRKDSVVQSLTSVLGNGVGDMAISGYVECQHLLRLEGGAEIVKGRTVWRPKYANRFGSMGQLPAASA